AGCAACTGACTTGTAATCAGTAGGTGATTGGTTCGATTCCGATAAGCGGCACCATAGATGCCCCGTTCGTTCAGTGGTAAGGACATCAGATTTTCACTCTGGAAACAGGGGTTCGATTCCCCTACGGGGTACCACTAAAATTTAATAATCGGTGAGGTTCCCGAGTGGCCAAAGGGATCAGACTGTAAATCTGACGGCTCTGCCTTCGAAGGTTCGAATCCTTCCCTCACCACCATTTATTACTACACAGGAATGCTAAAGCACAACGTGTGGATTTTTTTTTAATAAGTAAGTAAAATTATAAAAAATAACATTTAAGAATTATCTTTGGAGGTATCTAAAAAATGGCTAAAGAAAAATTTGAAAGAAGCAAACCCCATGTAAACATCGGGACAATCGGACACGTTGACCACGGAAAAACAACTACAACAGCTGCTATTTCTAAAGTATTATCAGATTTAGGACTAGCTCAAAAAGTAGATTTCGATAAAATTGACGTTGCTCCAGAAGAAAGAGAAAGAGGAATAACAATCAACACAGCTCACATCGAGTATGAAACAAAAACTAGACACTATGCACACGTTGACTGTCCAGGACATGCTGACTACGTTAAAAACATGATCACAGGAGCAGCTCAAATGGACGGAGCAATCCTAGTTGTATCAGCAGCAGATGGACCAATGCCTCAAACAAGAGAACACATCCTACTATCAAGACAAGTTGGAGTACCTTACATCGTAGTATACTTAAACAAAGCTGACATGGTAGACGATCCAGAATTACTAGAACTAGTAGAAATGGAAGTAAGAGAACTATTATCAGAATATGGATTCCCAGGAGATGACATTCCAGTAGTAACAGGATCATCACTAGGAGCACTAAACGGAGAACAAAAATGGGTTGACCAAATCATCGCGCTAATGGATGCAGTAGATGAGTACATCCCTACACCAGAAAGAGCAGTAGATCAACCATTCCTAATGCCAATAGAAGACGTATTCACAATAACAGGAAGAGGAACAGTTGTAACAGGAAGAGTAGAAAGAGGAGTAATCAAAGTAGGAGAAGAAGTAGAAATAGTTGGAATCAAACCTACAACAAAAACTACTTGTACTGGAGTAGAAATGTTCAGAAAACTTCTTGATCAAGGACAAGCAGGAGACAACATCGGAGCTCTATTAAGAGGAACTAAAAAAGAAGAAGTAGAAAGAGGACAAGTTCTAGCAAAACCAGGATCAATCCACCCACATACAAACTTCAGATCAGAAGTATACGTACTAACTAAAGAAGAAGGAGGAAGACATACTCCATTCTTCTCAGGATACAGACCACAATTCTATTTTAGAACAACAGATATAACAGGAGCAATCACATTACCAGAAGGAGTAGAAATGGTAATGCCTGGAGATAACATCGAAATGAGGGTAGAATTAATCCACCCAATCGCAATGGAAACAGGATTAAGATTCGCAATCAGAGAAGGTGGAAGAACAGTAGCTTCTGGAGTAGTTGCTGAAATCACTAAATAATTGATTTGACAACCAAAAAAATCAAAAATAAATATTGAGGATGACGTAGAGTCATCCTCTTTTTTTATGTTAAAATCAAACAAAAAAAGTATAGAAACTCATTTTCTTTTTAAAAATGTCAAAAAAAACTTTTCAAAGTCTAAGTAATAAGATATAATGTAACCCGGAAAAATGAAAAAAGATAAATTGAGGAGTAAGATTAATGGAGAGTAAAAAATATGGATTAACAACAGCGATAGCTATGATAGTGGGAATAGTTATAGGATCAGGGATCTTTTTTAAAAGTGATAATATTTTGATATATACAAATGGGAGTATTATAAAAGGAATAGCTGTATTCTCTATTGCTGCAATAGGTATTATTTTTGGGAGCTTAACAATAGGTGTTTTAGCCTCTAAAACAACGGCAGCAGGAGGAATTATAACATATGCTGATGAATATTCTGGAAGGAAAGTAGCTTGTGCTTTTGGATGGTTTCTTACTTTTGTATATTATCCAGCCTTGGTTGCTGTTTTAGCATGGGTAACAGGAGTATATATATGTATGTTGTTTGGTTTTGATCCTACTATGGAAAGGTTATTATATATAAGTGTAATAAGTTCAGGTATATGTTTTTTAATAAATGTAATTTCAACTAAATTAGGAGGATATTATCAAAATATATCAACAATTATAAAAATAGTTCCTCTTTTTTTAATTGCAATAGCTGGATTAGTTTATGGAGATCCTAAATTGATATTAAATGAAACAACTTTAAAAGTTGGAGCATATGGTGGAACTTGGTTAGCAGCATTGGGACCAGTTGCTTTCTCTTATGATGGTTGGGTAGTTTCGACATCCATAGCTCATGAATTGAAAAATAGTAAAAAAACTCTTCCGTTAGCTTTAACTATAGGACCGATTTTTGTTTTAATTGCTTATATACTGTATTTTGTAGGAATTAGCATTTTGGTTGGTCCGGAAAAAATAATGGCATTAGGAGATGAACATGTTAATATTGCAGCTTTAAAACTTTTTGGAAAGAATGGAGCAAAATTAATTTTAATTTTTATTGTTGTATCTGTTACAGGAACGCTAAATGGATTTATTTTAGGTTTTATAAGACTTCCTTACTCTTTAGCACTAAGAAAAATGCTGCCTTTTTCTTCAGAGATAGAAAAGATTGATAAAAGAACAGGAGTGTCAAAAATATCAGCAACTTTTGCTGTAGTTATTTCAATGGTATGGATATGGATGAACTATATAACACAAAAATATAATATGTTACCAAATTCAGATGTATCTGAAATTCCAATAGTTGCCAGCTATATTCTATATATAATATTGTATTTTAATGTGATAAAGCTTTATAAAAAAGGAGAAGTCCCAAGTTTTACAAAAGGAGTTATAATTCCAATATTGGCTATAATAGGATCAAGTATAATTGTAGTTGGAGGGCTTCAAAATCCAATGACAATATACTACTTAATAATTTGTAGTGTTGTTATATGTTTAGCTTTGTTAT
The uncultured Fusobacterium sp. DNA segment above includes these coding regions:
- the tuf gene encoding elongation factor Tu, whose product is MAKEKFERSKPHVNIGTIGHVDHGKTTTTAAISKVLSDLGLAQKVDFDKIDVAPEERERGITINTAHIEYETKTRHYAHVDCPGHADYVKNMITGAAQMDGAILVVSAADGPMPQTREHILLSRQVGVPYIVVYLNKADMVDDPELLELVEMEVRELLSEYGFPGDDIPVVTGSSLGALNGEQKWVDQIIALMDAVDEYIPTPERAVDQPFLMPIEDVFTITGRGTVVTGRVERGVIKVGEEVEIVGIKPTTKTTCTGVEMFRKLLDQGQAGDNIGALLRGTKKEEVERGQVLAKPGSIHPHTNFRSEVYVLTKEEGGRHTPFFSGYRPQFYFRTTDITGAITLPEGVEMVMPGDNIEMRVELIHPIAMETGLRFAIREGGRTVASGVVAEITK
- a CDS encoding APC family permease codes for the protein MESKKYGLTTAIAMIVGIVIGSGIFFKSDNILIYTNGSIIKGIAVFSIAAIGIIFGSLTIGVLASKTTAAGGIITYADEYSGRKVACAFGWFLTFVYYPALVAVLAWVTGVYICMLFGFDPTMERLLYISVISSGICFLINVISTKLGGYYQNISTIIKIVPLFLIAIAGLVYGDPKLILNETTLKVGAYGGTWLAALGPVAFSYDGWVVSTSIAHELKNSKKTLPLALTIGPIFVLIAYILYFVGISILVGPEKIMALGDEHVNIAALKLFGKNGAKLILIFIVVSVTGTLNGFILGFIRLPYSLALRKMLPFSSEIEKIDKRTGVSKISATFAVVISMVWIWMNYITQKYNMLPNSDVSEIPIVASYILYIILYFNVIKLYKKGEVPSFTKGVIIPILAIIGSSIIVVGGLQNPMTIYYLIICSVVICLALLFLKVQNTKLEAELNKIR